The DNA segment CCCATTATAAGAATCGAACTCAATTACTTACCTGTTCGAGCTGTCATGATATGCATGGCACCGATTATGCCCGTGGCTTAATTGCTTCCCAAGATGACAATTCCATCTGCGCAAGTTGCCACAGCGATAAAACTTCTGACCTCACCGGCCACACCGGTGACGTGCTAGGGGTTTCAACCGATATGGGTGCCAGGTGTATCGATTGCCACATGAATAAATACGCCAAGTCAGGGTCGGGTCGCCCGGGTAATGGCAATACCACCGGGCTCAGCGCTGGGTATTGGGAAAATGATATTACTTCCCACTTGTTTAAGGTGCCGTTAAAAAGTGTATCGAAGTCAGATGGAACTTTTCTCTTGCTCGGGGTAGCCCCCCTTAATGCGCCTCTGCCCATTCCCTTTACCGATAGTTGCGGCAGCTGCCACGACAGCGACCTTTCTGATAATTAATGGTAGCTAAATCGATTAAACAAACTTCTCCCACTGTGCCGTAAGATAGTGCGGCAAATTGAGCAGATGGATTGAGCGTGTGGAGGGATCATGCGGTAATTTTGCCACTGCGTTTTTATTCAACGACAGGTGATGTTCACCAATTTTGACGATCCTTTTTGCATCTGGTTCCATAATCGCAAAGCTATACAATGATTTATTGTCACCGCGGTTGACCTTCACATCAAATCCAACCAAAAAAGGTGCCCTTAATACAAACTCCACCTCTGCACGGTTTGGCGATTTCCAATAATAAAGATCATCCCGTGTGGTCTGCAAGGCAATCAGTTCATTACCCACAAAGGTTTCATACATAATGGCTAAATATTTATCGGGAATCTGCTGCGTTAATAGATGGGAACCGTTGAGCAAGTAATTCACCATACCACAGTCAAACAACAGGTATTTCGACAGGTCTCTACTTTCATCATCGTAAAGCCTTATTTTATGCACGACCCTTGCCCCCACGGTCTTATTCACCAACCGCTTGGCTTCGCCACGACTCACGTGTTGCACCTGGAGTTGACTATATTTCAAAGTATTCATCGATAACAATGCTAGTTTCCGGAGCACATCTTCATATTCATAAATTTTAGCCTTTTCTCCTAAAATGGTTTTAACATTTTCTTCGATGGTCAAGGCCAAATCTTTAATGAGCGTTGGGATATCGACTTCTTTATTTTCTAAATAGGTATCGACGATCTTGGGCAAACCGCCTATTTTGACATAAATATTAAAATATTTTTTGAGTTCTTGATGAAAATAATCAGATTGACGATCGATGGTGATGTCACGATAATAATCAAAGAAAGTTTTATTAGACAAGTTTGCTAAAAATTCTCCAAAAGTGATCGGATATAAATCAAAATATTTTTTTCGGCCTGTCGCCGCATTTTTCACCTGAATGTTTTCAAGGTTAGACCCTGTAAAAACAAATTTAAATTCATCGGTCAGTTCGGCTAAATACTGAACTGCCTCCATGATCGCCGGGTAGTGATCCACCTCGTCGATAAATACATACACAGGTTGCCCTTGCACCT comes from the Deltaproteobacteria bacterium genome and includes:
- a CDS encoding ATP-binding protein, with the translated sequence MWIERFDKKLKFINGLLNLSHQVMIVCGARQVGKTAFVLNVLQSLKETPHVLINLLYPQQITIEGREYLGRNFVDPTGVQLVENLRRYLSGKQVQGQPVYVFIDEVDHYPAIMEAVQYLAELTDEFKFVFTGSNLENIQVKNAATGRKKYFDLYPITFGEFLANLSNKTFFDYYRDITIDRQSDYFHQELKKYFNIYVKIGGLPKIVDTYLENKEVDIPTLIKDLALTIEENVKTILGEKAKIYEYEDVLRKLALLSMNTLKYSQLQVQHVSRGEAKRLVNKTVGARVVHKIRLYDDESRDLSKYLLFDCGMVNYLLNGSHLLTQQIPDKYLAIMYETFVGNELIALQTTRDDLYYWKSPNRAEVEFVLRAPFLVGFDVKVNRGDNKSLYSFAIMEPDAKRIVKIGEHHLSLNKNAVAKLPHDPSTRSIHLLNLPHYLTAQWEKFV